DNA from Plasmodium cynomolgi strain B DNA, chromosome 12, whole genome shotgun sequence:
AGGAGGAGTTACTCGTATTGGTGCACGATGTGATGGCTGCAAGCACTACACTACCATGTGTAAGACTGTACGTCTTCTTATCCTTATACGAAAACGAAATtactttttctctctccttctctggaatattaTACCCTTTGAAGCCAACTGGGGATTTCAAACAGGAGCTAAAATCTGTATGCAAATTAGACAGCAACACATTGTCATGTGGTCTCTTGGGTCCAGAGAGAGACAAGCTCAACTTGGACAGATCTAGTGTATACACATCTGTGTATTCTATATGATCTGTataattgttaaataaagaatttttaattaGATATTCCCTGATTAGGTTTACCTTCTCCTTATCTCGACCAGTTTGTACCAAATATTCTAGGGTAGTATCATCTACACCAAAAAATCCAACAGTGGCTCCATATTCCGGGGCCATATTTGCAATGGTTGCTCTATCCCCTAGTTTTAAATCTTTCAAACTTGGTCCAAAAAAttctacatatttatttacaactCCAACTTCCTTTCTTAAAAAGGATGTAATGTATAAAACCACATCGGTACTTAGCAAATGATCGGATAACTTCCCAACGACGTTTATCCCTACTACCTCTGGTAAAGTCATTGATATGGGTAAACCTAACATGGTTGCTTCTGCTTCTATACCTCCTACTCCCCAACCTAAGATCCCTAACCCATTTATCATGGTGGTGTGAGAATCTGTTCCAACTAAACTGTCTGGATAAAGCACTCCTTCATTGTTCTTAAAAACACAGTGCGCTAAGTATTCTAAATTTATCTGGTGCACTATCCCGGAACCGGGTGGTAatattaacatatttttaaatgagtGCATTCCCCATTTTAGAAATTTAAATCGTTCCAAATTTctttcaaattcttttttttcatttaattctCTTGCTTCTGGACTCCTACTATGATCCACTTGGACAGAATGGTCAATCACTAAATCGACGGGAATTAGtggatttattttatctgCATCTCCTCCTAGCATTGCGGCTGTGTCTCTCATGGTAGCCAAATCTACTATACAGGGTACACCTGTCAGATCCTGTAAAAGTACCCTCGCAGGCATAAATGGcacctccttcttcttccgaCAGTTATCCTTCCATGACAGAATCGTTTCCACATTATCTTCTGTAACTTTCAAATTGTCACAATTACGCACAGCAGATTCGAGAAGAATTCGGATGGAGTAGGGTAAACTTTTTATCCTGCTGTCGTTCATCTCGTTCAGGTCGTAGTAACTCAGGTCCCCCTGGCCCAGCTTCCTCCGCACCTTCTCGAACGGGTTAGCCTTACTGCAGTAGCTCCGCACGCAGCTGCCGAGGTTCACGTTCAGGTTCTTCATCTCGAAAGGGGGGTAGCAGTGAAGCGGTATGGCGGTGAAGCGGTAAGGCGGTAAAGCGGCAAAATGGTAAAGAGACCAATGGGCGACGCGGTAAAGAGACCAAAGGGCGACGCGGTAAAGCTGCCAAGGGGCGACGCGGCAATACGTCCGAGTGGTATTGTTAGGGGAACTGCTGGACGGTCTCGCTCCGCGCTCGGGATACCCGCTAATGCTGCTCACGCGTTGCTTTAACGGATGACTCGCCGCGCACCTTCGTACTTTATAAAAAGAGATACGTTCGCTCgagtttttccccctcttttaCACAATTCTCTGTGCTGCCGTATTGTTACTTCAATTTTggcacttcttttttttcgtgtgtgCGTGTGCATATTTGTTCATGCCAGAGCAtttggggaattttttttaaaagcgaGTTGGAACAAAAATAGGTGATACAGCGATACTTCgggggaaggaacaaaattgggcgaaaaataaagtggGGTGATTGACCTTAGCTGCGTTGAGCTGCGTAAACGTTGCACTGGAGTGGAGGAGGTGGGGGGCTCCACAAGGTGTACCACTTTACCattggggaggaaaaaaaaaaaaaaaaaaagagcccTTTTGGGTGATTTTCAGAAGATTTAAAATGCTTCCTCCGTGTGGTTCATCGCAAGAAAAATGGCTGTGTTTGTCCTTTGTGCTTACTGCGCAAAAATTGGCAACGCGAAAAATGAAGTGAGATTGGCGAAGTTAGTGGGAATCGCGGAAACGAGGCGAACAGGAAAGCGAAAGTGAATTAATTTAGTCACCCCTTTGTACACTTACATGCTTGTGTATGCATTTACGCGCGTGTGCTTGACTAAACGCGGATCAATGTGTGACGTGGGATGCGCTACGTGTGTCGCGTGTCACCCTTTATGGAgttcttcccactttttattttttgttcgtATGATCCGCTGTAGTGGGGAGGGGCGAAAacaaaaccaaaaaaaagaatgtgcGGCCTTTCTTTAAGGGTCAACTTTGTCCCATGTGAAGCGCGCGGACAATCATTATGTTGTTTCGTTCACTTCGTCGTTTCGTTGtttcgttcattttgttttttcgtcGTTTCCTTCACTTGGCCATTTCCTTCACTTCGTTGCTTTGCTTTCGAAGGGGCGCATTAAGGCGTAATTTTCACCTGAGGTATTCTGTCTGCCCAATTTAGCAACACACACGCGGGCaatacacatgcacatacgcATATGTCCACATGTGCACGTTTGGCCCACTTTTTCTAACCCCAACATAAAGGGGAAGGCCTTACCAGCCGCTCCTTTAATCAGCAAAAGTACCTGACCCCTTGAGCGGCAGCACGATTAAGAAGCATTGCAACTTTGCACAGTTGTGTTTACTTTTTCGCACAAGGgggtaaaagaaaaaaaaaaaatcccccatTTCGGTAAATGTCCAATATGACCCTCATATGAGCTTAATATAAAGCTTaacaaaataggaaaaacaTGGCGCCACATTTTTCATCGCACAAAATATggttcaatttttatttaccttttGTGAACAACATTAAAGAGTAACGTGACACTCCACCGTGGGGTTTGAATTGCTGAGCATACTTAACTGatgttcccattttaatGCGCATATTGCTttgggttaaaaaaaaaacgcacgtTCGTTTATTCGTCCACTTTCGCTGCGCCGGGCATGGACCAATCTGGATCGccgaaaataataaaaatgtgcacccCTTATATCGTTTTCCCTACCAAGGGGAACTCTGCtcggaaaagaagaaagggagaaagaaGTGGTCGCTACATGGGAGGAAGACGGCGCATCCCCATTTCGTAACTATGCGAGATATTTGTACGTATCATGTGAATGCTCCCCCTAATGATTTTCCCAAAACGACTTTTATTTGTCTGACCCTGTGGAGGTCCACGTATGAGACTGTTCCAAAATAACAGCGCGTAAATTTAAAAGTGGGTAACGGTGGATGTTGATATGCCTACTCTGTGCAGGAGTGATCTGTGTCTACCGCGTATGTTACACCTTCCGAAGGTGTATAAGGCGAAAAATGGTGGActtccaaagggggggttCCCATTCTCCTGTCTCCataaatattaacatatGGGTACAGTTATGCGTAAGgctctttcccccct
Protein-coding regions in this window:
- a CDS encoding aconitate hydratase I (putative), with protein sequence MKNLNVNLGSCVRSYCSKANPFEKVRRKLGQGDLSYYDLNEMNDSRIKSLPYSIRILLESAVRNCDNLKVTEDNVETILSWKDNCRKKKEVPFMPARVLLQDLTGVPCIVDLATMRDTAAMLGGDADKINPLIPVDLVIDHSVQVDHSRSPEARELNEKKEFERNLERFKFLKWGMHSFKNMLILPPGSGIVHQINLEYLAHCVFKNNEGVLYPDSLVGTDSHTTMINGLGILGWGVGGIEAEATMLGLPISMTLPEVVGINVVGKLSDHLLSTDVVLYITSFLRKEVGVVNKYVEFFGPSLKDLKLGDRATIANMAPEYGATVGFFGVDDTTLEYLVQTGRDKEKVNLIREYLIKNSLFNNYTDHIEYTDVYTLDLSKLSLSLSGPKRPHDNVLLSNLHTDFSSCLKSPVGFKGYNIPEKEREKVISFSYKDKKTYSLTHGSVVLAAITSCTNTSNSSSMIAAGLLAKKAVENGIESIPYIKSSLSPGSKTVQKYLEAGGLLHYLEKLGFYNVGNRNFEGRIHPLVKANYLASPVLVVLLSLIGNVNVDVASYTFTTKGGQKIKALDLIPKKEEINAYEEQYLKSEMYTDIYKNVKYVNKYWNDIKIKEDKLYEWDENSTYIHKPPFFDNMKLEPEKIHDVKNAHMLLLLGDSITTDHISPAGMIHKSSEAYKFLKSKNIRDEDLNTYGARRGNDQVMVRGTFANIRLINKLCPDKGPNTVHIPSKQIMSVYEAAMKYKQDNVDVIIVAGKEYGCGSSRDWAAKGSYLLGVKAILAESFERIHRSNLIGMSVLPLQFLNNESAAHYNMDGTETFSIVLNEGELRPQQHIQVQMTQGGKTISFDVLCRIDTEIEVKYFKNGGILKYVLRSLVKG